From the genome of Plutella xylostella chromosome 31, ilPluXylo3.1, whole genome shotgun sequence:
GACTTTATACCGATAAGATTACTTACTTCTTTGGCCGGTagacttataattttttgttcACCAACAACAGAAAGATCCTGAGCCAtggtttcgtttgctcaataTCAACTTCAGATGTTTTATCACAAAGATATTAGTACAAATTATGTTAATTATAAACTTTGTAAGTACGCCGAAAAGAAAAGCGGAAAACGAAAACAGTAAAACTACTACAAATCAAATGTCAAAAGTGACAGATTGCAGCGACGATAATGTCACAGAACAGCGAAGGCAatgccgttattattctgagccaaCGACGAACTTTCGTCATTGTTCTGAGCATATAACAGAGTGAGTTGGCCATCATGGTTTGGCCAATGTTTGGCACAGGTCACAGGTACTCGACCGTATGTAGGTAACTgccaaaaaataaacattacagTCTCTGGTGCATACCAAAGGTTCTACAGTGCGGCACCGTTTCCctgagtccgcgttgttctatgagaTTGGCCTAGTGAGATGAAGCATACAGTGTAAGACCTTAAAACTCAAGACcttatttaatgtaaaaaaaaatcgacGTTTAGCCCTCAATATCTTTAGGTGTCTGCAGTCTGCAGCTGATACCCTGTCTCTGGACCTGGACCATCGCCACATCATTATTTCTGATTCAGGATATCTTGATCATAGACAAACTTATTTGGTAATGTTGCTCTGTGGACGTCTTTAGCCTGGCAAGCTGGCAaccctgttttttttttattcgtcCATTTTCTTCTTTTGACTTTTTGATCGACGTTTGCCGTGTGTGTCGTGTGCCGATTCTTGTAATCttcaatatttattgaaattccATCACCTCGTGTTTCCCGGTTTCGGATTTTACTCACAATCAGGTAAGCGTGGAGTTATTTACTAGAAAAACACGTCTCAATTCGGCATATCAACATAAATCTTCTACATTCACTTCATCCGTGAGAATTTTTTCTAGCGCTAAAATGACCTTGTAGCTAATCACGCCTTTGATTTTAATAAGATTCCTTCGACAATCAAAGCCCCTTATTGTGGCTAGTTACTTATTGGTACTCTACAGGGTAATTCGGTTATTTCCCTgtaataagtttaaagtacCTCAATAAAGTCATTATTCTAACTACCTGCCCCTACTTTTTTAGTGGCATTTTGACTACCGCATAAGAGCAAGCTATGTAAGGTACAGAGACCTATTCAGAGTCTACAACCTAGTATGACGgcagttaggtacttacaaatacCTACAGATGTTATACAGGTTAATATACTGATCACTTTGGTTATGTtgtgtgaaataaattatgacaCACTTTTCAATCCACACAATACATCTCAAGCTGTACATTAAGTGTATGGAAACTAGACAGGCCATAATCAGTGACTTATACATTAAGTGTATGGAAACTAGGCTTTAAGGTCATAATCAGtgactataaaatataaaactttatttttataacaatgtaGTACAGTTGCATTAATGTTTAAGATGAGGACCGATCGGTGTGAACAACTCAAATGTACCTGAAGTTTCAAGTCCCAAGAATAGTGTTTGCTCCTTGCATGTGGCATATCATATATCAATACTGAAGATAATTAACAAGAAAAAACATGTCATATAAAAGCCCATACAATAGCCTGCACTTCACCTAATGTCTATGTGAAAGTTCATAGTACTTATCAGTTGAAGACTTTgttacactcacaagcaagcAATCTTGCAATGTACTTTACAgttgtatttaaaaatgcatcagaatattaccaacaaaaatatgttaaaaaattggggttatTAATTTGGTGACTGCATTTTATCCTGTAGTCCCGTTGTCCCCGTAACTGTGTCCCCGTTACAGGGACAACGGGACgtcattatattttcgtttCGTTGTCCCCTTTGCGGGCAATAGTGAACGGGGACAACGGGCCGTCAAATTTTTACGTGTCGTTGTCCCTTCCGAATTCTATTAGCACGAAaaggacaaaataaaatgaaacaaaatgttACATGATCGGCTTTAGGTAATGGGCAATGTCCGAAAAAATTCGACaacgctcataatttttctgaCGATAGGAATAACCCTTATCATCGTAAAAAAATCTCTGATTTTTTCTATGccttagtaattttataaaaataaaaacatttcaatgTTCACAAAACGGGGATTCTACGGACTTTAGGACTTTTTCCATCGTCTCaatgagcaataaaaaaaaatatgacaggtATGAATGTTCAAAAGGGTAGTGTAGTTACGGAATCTCTCATTGACTGATTTAGAATAAGCCAATGAGAGTTTTGCAAACAACAATCTTATCTCTGCTTTTGTTTCGCGGCAGTATTTCGTCGTGCCGTTAGCGCCTCCTTTCATATCGCGCGCATCCTTTAAAATTTACACGTTCATCAAATTTGCCAAATTATCACCCAGGTTAGTTATGAATTGATCTAAGCTAAAAAAGCTATTTGATGTGAAAATACTATATCAaattcatgaaataaaaaatatacttgtgttttttaaagtttattttgggaacggggacaacgggactgattttttatttttttattaagtgccgCTGTCCCCGTTGATGAGCTCACGTCCAACGGGGACAACGGGCctgagtttatttattttctgaaagTACCGTTGTCCCCGCTTAACGGGGACAAGAATTACGGGGACAGCGGGACTACAGGatgactggaactttttcattgcttaaATCACGTATGTATATGAAATACTaagaattatgacgtcatCACAACTTTGGGAAACTACATTTCGCTTTGATTTCATTGGCAAGGTCATTGAGTCACCAATATACCTAAATGAGTTCCTACCTACATGGTTTTTGCTCGTCACGAAGCCTGCCTTACTGACCAAGCTATTACGTCATCTTTATAAGTAGTTTTGCCTAGTCATAATGACTTACAACTACTAGatacaatacatttaacaATGTTGAGAAGGCGTCAGTTCAGTATCAGTATTGCATTTGATTGTGAAGTGTTAAGTGGCTTTTTTTGAGCCAGTTTTTAAAGACtgattaatattttaagtttatttatcaGGTGGGTtggtttttaatataaaatattatgtgtagTAACAGCGATTAAGTTTGTTTCTTATAATATCTGTGAGCAAAGTTTTTAGTGAAAAAGGACTGgcataaaaccaaaaaactcCGTAAGAGTGATTTAGTGAAACCATATTGTGGCATGACCTGAATAAATACCCTATTATCAATCAATCATCAATACAATCAGTGATGGAAAACGTTGTCTTCTTTAATACCTACTAGCCTCCAGCGAGAtccgtttaaataatcatgtttaagtaaattacaatagGACCTTAGCtacaaacagttttttttaatatatagcCTATTTGTCTTTctcactgctgggcaaaggccccCCCCTTTTATCTTCCAAGTTAGCGGTTTAAAATCTGTGTTTCCGTATCTCAAGGAAAATAAGTTTATCACTACAAATTGTGATATATAATCTTGGAAGTCGTAATGATAACATTGTAGCAGATAgtattacttatgtaggtaaataacgCGAGGTTTCAGTCACATATTGTTAGATAATAAATTTGATCTTTACATATTCATCATCAGGCAaaaatcatccactgctggacataggcctctcccaaggagcgccacaacactcggtcctcgatccaaccactacccgccatccgcctaaggtcgtcagtccagcgggcaggagggcgtcccactcaTATTCATTAAAAACATATTCTCGATATTGATTGTGACATTACTAATATCACCTtagttcatcatcagccagtaATCATGCACAGCCGGTCATAGGCCCTCCTCCCAAAGAGTGTCACAACTCTGTCCTCTGCCTTCCGCATCCAGCCACTACAAGACATGTTAAGGTTCAAACACTGTCCCACCAGAAACATTAGACCCAACAGTACAtttagtacaggtttgatcgTTTGTcgaaaagtataaaattttgcgATTTCTCGcttacaaagtggcgcctctagcggaaactatcatgaaacttttaacagataatgtatgcaatGCAGATGAGTGGAGgaaactaaaacatttttcgtttacgtaaattgcaaaacccgttCTAGACGctcagatgacagaagaaaaccaattttttttcgtTGCATATCCCGTAGCCTCTAGCTCAGATGTCCAGCGCTGCCTAGCACCATTCCACCTCTCTTACCAACAACAGCATAACAACCCCACCATTCCCCTTCCAGCCATGTCGATCCACATCAAAGATGCCGAGGACCTGAAGACCCGCCTGTCAGCCGCGGGAGACAAGCTGGTCATCATCGACTTCATGGCCACGTGGTGCGGCCCCTGCAAGATGATCGGGCCCAAGCTCGACGAGATGGCCGCTGAGATGGCCGACTCTATCGTCGTACTTAAGGTaattagaatatttatttatttatttaactctttattgtacaaatattacgaataaaagtacaaagggtggacttaatgctaaaagcattttctgccagtcaacccgctggaggtacggtcaggtgcacataaacctgacccccctctcaatgcttctgagggggggtctggtttctctgccccttacAGGAAAAATAGGTTAtaaggtgtacaaaaaaataatagtaaaccTAAGAATAATAAACTAGCCAACGTTGACACAGGTACACAGACCTgtgaaacttataacacccatcTTTTTTGCCGGTGGCTAAATAAGATTAATAACACAAAGAGTATTAAAATTTGTGATTTTTAAAGATGGCTGGTGGGTGCTAGTTTCTCACACATTAAGGCACGATTTCACCATCGAAGAATAAGGCCGAGAATAAGTAGTCTATTTACTAAAGAGAGTTCCTAAAATGgtattattagtatttttttaaattcatcctaactaatattataaatgcgaaagtaactgtatcTCTCTGTTACTCTTTCGCGCCAAAACTTACTGaacgaatttgaatgaaagttggtatacatacggtctagatcctgggaaagaacataggctactttttatcccggaattcgaaagaaaacttcttaaggcgaagtgaagctcgcggtaacgctagtaaataataaaggtaAAATATGTATCATGTTAGCTATGTAGCTCTGAGTAATTAATACcaatgtattgtatgtatcCTTGTAGGTGATATCAATATCACACTAACGGTCATGATTCAGCAGAGTAGGCAGATAAATATGACCACATTGACGAGTTATATACTTTAAATCATGAATATTGTGGATGTACGACCGACGATGGTTAAAAAGTaatacaaatacctacctaaccatCTAACCGCACTTTCCGACTTTTTGCTTATCATAATTGGTATATCATGCATGAATATGCCACATCCACTTCAGATATAGCGACTGATAACgattattaaattttgctcatcgttattattattgcctaTTCGTAATCGTTGCCCgcgtttataaataattttataataataattaatctcAAACAAAATTCCGGGCCcagaaactaataaaacttttaacatACCTCAGAGCTTAggtgtaaaacaaaatatttaatataataatattgcatACAGATTCGTTCGTCGTACGTCCTTCAACCACTATAATTTACTATTGAGCGGGTGGCTAGCTAGAGCCTTGCCTAGCTAGGCTACTGTAATTCTATACTTATTCGTCATGAATGCAACCAGACTGTGGAAATTAATGTTCTTGTCGCTTTGTTGCCATATTTGTAAAGATAAAGACTGTGAGATAAAAAAAGAGGGTTTTAGAATCACGTACACTCcagacaacaacaaaaatggcAACACatgaaaaaactttattagGATAACAatataactacctatatacctaataccaGCGTATTAGTTAAAGAACACCATATTCTACCCGTTGCTAAGTTAGTATCGTCCAACTATTGCTGCTATCTTGCCAGAGCTATtaatgtcaaaatcgtatcaCAATATGGCTAATCCATTATAACAAACACACAACACATAGCTAGATATTTCATAATCACCGGCTATGAGGTATGAGTATATGAGTCATATTGATTACCTATGTGACCTAGTCATTCCACTAGTAGCCGTGTAGTTGTAGTAAATTAAGTACTTCCCTATATGGGTTAGTAATAAATGACAATTATGTTCGGAGTTGaggaaaaaatactatttcatttgcCAGTGTAGCTCGCAAgctttgcattttttttaccgacttcgaaaaaaggagaaGGTTCTTAATTCGTCTGGATACgtatgttttttaataacGAGCTTTCGTGAATAAATAAAGGCTTTATTAGTATGCTTCATCTATCAGTAATCAtacctggccctgtagcacagggcgctattaagacgtgacaagattTCTCCATCGCGCTCCCTCTTGAGGCTTCgcaatgtgagtgagcgcgatgcaaaactcttgtcacgtctaaaatgcgccccgtactagcccttctgataAAACTATACTTCTCACTTAAGTATACAATAGTAATTACCACCTACTTGTTAATCATCTAAACTACTTACTAACTTGTCATGTTGATTCTTGTCTGATTAAATGACTTGCAAGAATATGGTAAAGAAATCATCCACAGATGGCATGAAATCATTTACATAGATTGTTGAAGCAATGAAAATGAGACACATAATTCAAATCAAGTATACACTGTATTTTAAACTATTGTTGTTTAACTAAGTATATGATAATGAACGATAAGGACACTGTGACATTGAGTATTATTTACCAGGTGTTGACGACATCACATATCACATTGTGTTTTCAACCTTTCAAGTTtgttcttagcgtgtcggtgacaaataaGGGTGCCCGCACACGACCAACAATTTGGTCACTGACTTTTTGTAGGAGGTAAATA
Proteins encoded in this window:
- the LOC105383580 gene encoding thioredoxin-2 encodes the protein MSIHIKDAEDLKTRLSAAGDKLVIIDFMATWCGPCKMIGPKLDEMAAEMADSIVVLKVDVDECEDVAAEYNINSMPTFVFVKSSKKIEEFSGANPDKLKQVILKHK